In Candidatus Nitrosotalea sinensis, the sequence TAGAAAATCTTCCATACACATGTGATATTGATGTCAGAGACCATATCAACATAGTAGATATCATGAAACAATATGATCTTGGTCCAAACGGATCAATGATCATGGCAAATGATCTTATTGCATCAAAGATAGACGATATACAAAATGAGATAGACAATGTAAATCCAGACTATCTTATAGTAGATACTCCAGGACAAGTAGAATTGTTTGCATATAGAGCAAGTGGTCCATTTATCGTACAAAACTTGAACATAGAAGAGAAAGCATCAATATTTCTTCATGATGGATCATTGATGACTTCTCCTTCAAATTTTGTTTCAGTTGCATTGCTTTCCACATCAATAAAGCTGAGACTTGGATTACCACAGATAAATGTGCTAACAAAGATAGATCTTATTGAAGATAAGATTAAAGACATATTGAAATGGTCAACAAACATGACAAGTCTTGAGAGTTCCCTTGCAAAAAGTTCAGACGGTGAAAATTATACACTTGCAGTCAATATTCTACGAAGTTTGAATTTAGGAGGATTTGCACAAGGAATGATTCCAATTTCCAATGTTACCGGAGAAGGCATGACGAATCTACAAGCTGCATTGAGTCGCATACTTAACTTGGGTGAAGAGGTAGAAGATTAATGAAAAGCGTAATTGCTCGAGCTCCCAGCTCTACTGCAAACCTAGGTCCTGGCTTTGACGTATTTGGACTTGCTCTTGACGCATATTACGATGAAGTACAAATAACAAAGAATGAAGGAACACAGATAGTTATCGAAAGTTCTGACTCTGTTCCCTTAGAACCTGAAAAGAATTCTGCAGGAATAGTGATTATTGAAATGTCAAAGGCATTCAAGGTAAAAACAGGTCTTCTAGTCAAAATCAAAAAAGGTGTTCCGGCAGGATTTGGAATGGGTAGTAGTGCAGCATCTGCAGCAGCTGCTGCAGTTGCGTTTAATTCATTATTTGACCTAAATCTTGATCAAAATACTTTGGTAGAATTTGCAGGAATGGGAGAAAGGGCAAGTGCAGGGTCTATTCATTATGATAATGTGAGTGCCTCAGTTCTTGGCGGGTTTGTAATAGTAAGAACAGATCCTCTTGATGTCATAAAAATTGAACCGCCAAAGGATCTAGTGCTGTGTGTTGCAATACCAAAAATCGCTGTTCCTAAAAAGAAGACCAAAGTATCTAGAGGAGTTTTACCACAACAAGTAAAATTACATGATCATGTAAGAAATCTTGCTAATGCAGCTGCTATAGCCACTGGATTTATCAATAAAGATGTAGAATTATTGGGTCGATCAATAAAGGACATAATAGTAGAACCAGCTAGAAAACACATGATTCCAGGTTTTGACAATGTTAAGAAAAATGCACTGCAGGCAGGTGCGTTAGGTGTAACAATAAGTGGTGCTGGCCCATCAGTAATTTCATTTACATCAAAATCTGCAAATCATAAAAAGATCTGTAAAGCAATGGAAAAAGGGTTTTCTTCTGCCAATACAGAATGTATCACAGTAGTTTGTAGGCCAAGTAAGGGTGCTTTTGCATTATAATTTTTTTTCAACAAATTTACGCATTCGTTCTTCTCTGTCTTTAGTTGAAAAACAGACAGCCCATGAATAGATTTCAAGTTTTAGTCCAGTATCAAGATTAGCATCTGTTCCTTTGTTCACAAGCATTTTAGAAACTCCTATTGCAAAGCTACTATTTTTTGATATTGTCTTTGCATATGATCTAGTTTCTGAAATTAGATTTTCAGAGGAGAATATTTTGTTTATCAAACCCATTGAGAATGCCTCTTCTGCAGTAATTTTTCTACCAGAGAATATGAGATCTTTTGCTCTGGCTGGACCTATAATTCGTAACAATCTTTGTGTGCCTCCCCATCCCGGACATATTCCTAAAGTTACTTCTGGTTGCCCAAGATATGCATTTGGAGAAGCAAATCTTAGATCACATGAAAGTGCAAGCTCACACCCTCCACCCAAAGCATATCCATTTACAGCGGCAATTACAGGTTTTTCCAATTTTTCAATTTTATTGAGGACCTCGTGTCCTCGTAGTGCATATTTTTCTGCGTCTGATGGTCCTATACTACTCATATATTCA encodes:
- a CDS encoding enoyl-CoA hydratase/isomerase family protein, giving the protein MAYLKVERDDQVVQITITRQEKLNAMNLAVMDEFISILDGLEKDSSRVIIITGDGTKAFSAGADIEYMSSIGPSDAEKYALRGHEVLNKIEKLEKPVIAAVNGYALGGGCELALSCDLRFASPNAYLGQPEVTLGICPGWGGTQRLLRIIGPARAKDLIFSGRKITAEEAFSMGLINKIFSSENLISETRSYAKTISKNSSFAIGVSKMLVNKGTDANLDTGLKLEIYSWAVCFSTKDREERMRKFVEKKL
- a CDS encoding homoserine kinase — translated: MKSVIARAPSSTANLGPGFDVFGLALDAYYDEVQITKNEGTQIVIESSDSVPLEPEKNSAGIVIIEMSKAFKVKTGLLVKIKKGVPAGFGMGSSAASAAAAAVAFNSLFDLNLDQNTLVEFAGMGERASAGSIHYDNVSASVLGGFVIVRTDPLDVIKIEPPKDLVLCVAIPKIAVPKKKTKVSRGVLPQQVKLHDHVRNLANAAAIATGFINKDVELLGRSIKDIIVEPARKHMIPGFDNVKKNALQAGALGVTISGAGPSVISFTSKSANHKKICKAMEKGFSSANTECITVVCRPSKGAFAL
- a CDS encoding ATP/GTP-binding protein, which translates into the protein MKAIFLVGTAGAGKSLLASKILDYYSRNGAFVGMLNLDPGVENLPYTCDIDVRDHINIVDIMKQYDLGPNGSMIMANDLIASKIDDIQNEIDNVNPDYLIVDTPGQVELFAYRASGPFIVQNLNIEEKASIFLHDGSLMTSPSNFVSVALLSTSIKLRLGLPQINVLTKIDLIEDKIKDILKWSTNMTSLESSLAKSSDGENYTLAVNILRSLNLGGFAQGMIPISNVTGEGMTNLQAALSRILNLGEEVED